Genomic segment of Salvia splendens isolate huo1 chromosome 12, SspV2, whole genome shotgun sequence:
GTGTAACCATCATTTTGGCTTACAAATAGGCAACACTACAGGTTGTTAACGTCAAAACTAAATGTTCAAACTCACCCTTTGGAGCTTGCGCGTTTGAACTCGTGCTTCTTGAAGACAAAACTCCAACTTTAGGACTTTCTTTTTCAATTCCAGATCTGCTCTACGATGCTTTTCTAGCTGTGCAAACAAACAAACTAGGACTTATTagttcccacttcccaaaaatagGTGTTTTGCAAGCAGATGAAGGTGCATAAGTTTAAATACTCAATGATACCTGACATTCGAGCTCTTTAGTCTTCAGCTTCCAGTGAGCAGACATAAACCTGATTTCATCTTTCAACTTTGCTATTTCTTGATCTTTGATCGTTAAAAGCTTATTGATATTCTTAAAATTTTTTGGAGACGTCTCATCCAAAATTTTCCAGAGCTCACAATCTTTATCTGCTCCGGCCTTGGTCAATGCTTCTGTGATCTCATGCTCAATTTTTGATACTTCATCTTTTAATTGCATTTGAGAAACTTCTCTGGCTAGAAGATCCTTCTGTAGAAGATCTAATTGCTCTCTCAGTTTATCTACACGAGTCTTGTGCTCTATTAAAGAGCAGTTTTTCTCATCTAATTCTTTTACCAGAGCCGAACACTGCATCTGTGCAGATTGTGCAGAAAGTGCACTTGCATCAGCAGTGGCGCTGGTTAACGATAACTGCAATCTCAGATCATCCATTTCTTTGACATACTGCATTAAATAACCAAGACAACGCTTCAGAACAACTATGTGCGTTTATAAGTATATGACAATATAGAGAGGAAGTGAGGATCATCTTCCCTGAAATAACAATATGTGATCATAATATCAAATCGACCAATGAAGAAACATAGATAATGCATTCTTGTAAGAATGTCGTTGCATAAAACCATGAGACAGATGAGGAGCTTCCTGTGACAACAGTGCAGAATGGTAACAATTCTCATATCCAACTTACAGAAAAAGCAATGACATCTCATTCTCATAGGATTTTTATTTGCTACTATAAAATTTTGTTTGATGGAACAAGAGTTTCCTCGGAAGATCTTGTTATAACTCTCATGTATAGAAGATCAATAAGCTAAACatgttatatttaaaaaaaaacaagaagaaaCTTGAAATTCCAttaagccttcaatctgtaatgCAGAAATAAAAAATGCTTCTAAAACAGACAGAAAAACTTTCCAAGTAAGATACCTAAAACCATCCATCAATTTTTgccactttaattttttaacaaGGACTTTTAGTGCATTAACGAATATTAATGACCTCCAAAGattaataataagaattaaatagaataaatatattCCAAAAACATATGCGAACATCTGAATTGAGAAGAAAAGTCATTAAAGCACAATTAAAAATAGCCCATTGGAAGCCACAATTATAAAGCAGCAGTTTCAAGATTCCATATTCATGCTAATCATAGGGGGACAAGTCACTAGAAACATTCAAATCATAATACTATACTAAAGATAATTTCTAGTTTGACAACATATTTCAGTATAATCAATCTCACCACACATAACAAACAAGAAAAGACAAACTGAGAAAGCCAAGAAGCACCATATGTGTTTGGCAGAGAAGATGCGtctaatataaaacaaaaaataaatcacTAATTCAATACTCAAGTTATCAGATCGCATCAAATTTGAcagaccaaaaaattcaaaaagttGAATCCTAAAATTAACAGAATTCAGCATGCAAAAccgcaaaaaaagaaaaaaaaactggGCATACCATTTCAGCAGCAGTATTTGAGGCCTGTAGCTGCGCATTCTTCTCCTCTAAACTCTTCTCCAACTGACAAATCTCTTTTTCCATCTTCTTCAGTTTAGTTTCTGCTTCCtataaaattgaaatcaaaatcaaaagtcAATTAGTTTAATTACACCGGAGATCTAATCTTTTTCCCAAAGGAAAAAAGAGGGAGCCACCTCAGATTGTAAAATTAATAAGAACAAAAAAGGTAAACAATAACTATTTCAAATCTAActttttagaataaaattgaaattgatgcAGTCAAATAAGTCAGATTCGTGAGGCATGCCTGTCTAGTTAGGGTTTCTCTGACAACGGACTGCTCCTGAGAAGCCAGGCGGCTGCGCACCTCCTTGAGCTCCGCCGCGAGCGACACCAC
This window contains:
- the LOC121757176 gene encoding nuclear envelope-associated protein 2-like, with amino-acid sequence MSEAPVVVREVDPLLKDLSEKKQSFRRNVVSLAAELKEVRSRLASQEQSVVRETLTRQEAETKLKKMEKEICQLEKSLEEKNAQLQASNTAAEMYVKEMDDLRLQLSLTSATADASALSAQSAQMQCSALVKELDEKNCSLIEHKTRVDKLREQLDLLQKDLLAREVSQMQLKDEVSKIEHEITEALTKAGADKDCELWKILDETSPKNFKNINKLLTIKDQEIAKLKDEIRFMSAHWKLKTKELECQLEKHRRADLELKKKVLKLEFCLQEARVQTRKLQRMGERRDKTLNELRDQLAAKEHAASSDKHNFWESSGFKIAVSMSMLVLVMFSKR